The Prevotella sp. E9-3 genome has a window encoding:
- a CDS encoding P-II family nitrogen regulator — protein MKKIEAIIRKTKFEEVKEALLTSDINWFEYHDVHGIGQSRQERIYRGVMYSTDVIERVAITIVCRDQFLDPTIKVLLEVAHTGEVGDGRIFVSDVLETYSIRTGEKGDTVLRDKK, from the coding sequence ATGAAAAAGATTGAAGCAATTATCCGCAAGACCAAGTTTGAAGAGGTCAAGGAAGCCCTGCTGACGTCAGACATCAACTGGTTTGAGTATCACGACGTGCACGGTATCGGACAGAGCCGACAGGAACGTATCTACCGTGGTGTGATGTATTCAACGGATGTCATCGAGCGTGTAGCTATTACTATTGTTTGTCGTGACCAGTTTCTCGACCCCACCATCAAGGTGCTGCTTGAGGTGGCCCATACCGGTGAGGTGGGCGACGGACGTATTTTCGTGAGCGATGTGCTGGAAACCTATTCTATTCGCACAGGCGAGAAAGGTGACACCGTATTGAGAGACAAGAAATAG
- the gltB gene encoding glutamate synthase large subunit, giving the protein MERSERKGLYQPEYEHDACGVGMVVNIHGGKSHELVDNALKVLENMEHRGAETRDKTGDGAGIMLQIPHEFILLQGIPVPEKGKYGTGLVFLPKDEQAQQQILSIMIEEIEREGLQLMHLRTVPTNPEVLGVAAREVEPDIKQIFVKRSLTPGPSPKGEGSDYNPVEEEKAFERVLYIIRKRIENRVAELAKASTPLASGRGVGGEAVDDFYICSLSSKNIIYKGMLTSGQLRRYFPDLSNDYFTSGLALVHSRFSTNTFPKWKLAQPFRLLAHNGEINTIRGNRGWMKARESVLNSEALGDIKDLRPIVQEGMSDSASLDNVFEFLMMSGLSLPQAMAILVPESFNDKNPISEDLKAFYEYHSILMEPWDGPAALLFSDGRYAGGMLDRNGLRPSRYTITKQGMMVVASEVGVMDFEPGDVVSKGRLQPGKILLIDTQEGKIYYDEEIKEQLAKAHPYREWLAENRVQLEKLKSGRKVDNSVSDLEQKLVTFGFGQEDIDKTIIPMATAGQEPVAAMGNDTPLAIISDRPQVFFNYFRQQFAQVTNPAIDPIREELVMSLTEYIGAVGTNILTPDASNCKMVRLPQPVLTNTQLDILCNIRYKGFKTIKLSLAHPQPLPKGGEPDWNQAGENLRTALDNLCKNAEQAVDDGYNYIILTDKVNEDPSLGEGTGWAFIPSLLAVSAVHHYLISVGKRVQTALIVESGEIREVMHAALLLGYGASALCPYMTFAVLDDLVKKHKIQEEYATAEKNYIKAVDKGLKKIMSKMGISTIRSYRGAKIFESIGLSEDLLRRYFGTEVSTIGGVGLKEIARDQIRFSLTPDPSTIGEGSGYLPNHGQFSWRKDGIQHAWNPETIAKLQIACRTGNYELFKEWARSVDEKESPIFLRDFLRFKKVSTPLSNRRGAGGEAEVEPVESIVKHFVTGAMSFGALSIEAHEALALAMNKLGTRSNTGEGGEDNSRYHTEVDGVSLSSKTKQIASGRFGVTAEYLVNAEEIQIKVAQGAKPGEGGQLPGFKVNDIIAKTRNAIPGISLISPPPHHDIYSIEDLAQLIFDLKNINPTAAVSVKLVAESGVGTIAAGVAKAKADLIVISGAEGGTGASPASSMRFAGISPEIGLAETQQTLVRNGLRNQVRLQTDGQLKTAKDVIIMAMLGADEFSFGTLPLIVLGCVMMRKCNTNTCPMGVATQNPELRKHFEGRAEYVVNYFTFLAQQVREYLAEIGVKSLKEIIGRTELIESLTPSPSPSGEGSSVTDKWATIDFGRLLHKPDTDKALYWDRGAYTEVSGNQLNKQILADFNEILSTPLASERGNGGEASYAIKNTDRAVGTMLSGAIAKKYGEEGLPDSTINIKFKGSAGQSFGAFAVKGVNLKLEGECNDYFGKGLSGGRISILPPVRSSEDFHAEENIIAGNTGLYGATSGELYVNGKVGERFGVRNSGAIAVIEGAGDHCCEYMTGGRVVVLGKTGRNFAAGMSGGVAYVYDPDHTFDYFCNMDMVELSLVEDSVSRKELLELIRQHYLHTGSALAGRMLDNWHRYIEDFIQVVPIEYKRVLEEEKMQKLKEKIENVQRDY; this is encoded by the coding sequence ATGGAAAGAAGCGAAAGAAAAGGACTATACCAGCCCGAGTACGAGCACGATGCCTGCGGTGTGGGCATGGTGGTGAACATTCACGGCGGTAAGAGTCATGAACTGGTGGACAATGCACTGAAAGTGCTAGAGAATATGGAGCATCGTGGCGCTGAGACACGCGACAAGACAGGCGACGGTGCCGGTATCATGTTACAGATTCCTCACGAGTTTATTTTGTTGCAGGGCATTCCCGTGCCAGAGAAAGGAAAGTATGGTACAGGACTGGTGTTTCTGCCTAAGGACGAACAGGCACAGCAGCAGATTCTCTCTATAATGATAGAGGAGATTGAGCGCGAAGGACTACAACTGATGCATCTGCGCACGGTGCCCACCAACCCTGAAGTGCTGGGTGTGGCTGCCCGCGAGGTGGAACCCGACATCAAGCAGATTTTTGTGAAGAGAAGCCTCACCCCCGGCCCCTCTCCAAAGGGCGAGGGGAGTGATTACAACCCTGTCGAAGAAGAAAAGGCATTTGAGCGTGTATTATATATAATAAGGAAAAGAATCGAGAATAGAGTTGCGGAATTAGCAAAGGCATCTACTCCCCTCGCCTCTGGGAGAGGGGTCGGGGGTGAGGCTGTTGATGACTTCTACATCTGTTCTCTTTCCTCAAAGAATATCATCTACAAAGGTATGCTGACCAGCGGACAGCTGCGTCGTTACTTCCCTGATCTCTCGAACGACTATTTCACAAGCGGACTGGCGCTGGTTCATTCACGTTTCAGCACAAACACATTCCCTAAATGGAAGCTGGCCCAGCCATTCCGTTTGTTGGCCCACAACGGCGAGATCAACACCATTCGTGGCAACCGCGGTTGGATGAAGGCTCGCGAGAGTGTGCTGAACAGTGAGGCACTGGGCGACATCAAAGACCTGCGCCCCATCGTACAGGAAGGAATGAGCGACTCGGCATCACTCGACAACGTGTTCGAGTTCCTGATGATGAGCGGACTCTCGCTGCCACAGGCCATGGCGATCCTGGTGCCTGAGAGTTTCAACGACAAGAACCCCATTTCAGAAGATTTGAAAGCCTTCTATGAATATCACTCTATCCTGATGGAGCCCTGGGATGGTCCTGCCGCTCTGCTGTTCAGCGATGGTCGCTATGCAGGCGGTATGCTCGACCGTAACGGCTTGCGCCCCAGTCGCTACACCATCACCAAACAGGGTATGATGGTGGTAGCCTCTGAGGTGGGCGTGATGGATTTTGAACCGGGCGATGTGGTATCGAAAGGTCGCCTGCAACCTGGAAAAATTCTGCTCATTGACACCCAGGAAGGCAAGATTTACTATGACGAAGAAATCAAGGAACAGTTGGCTAAGGCTCATCCTTACCGTGAGTGGTTGGCTGAGAACCGCGTGCAACTGGAGAAGCTGAAGAGCGGCCGAAAGGTAGATAACTCAGTAAGCGACCTTGAGCAGAAGCTCGTAACCTTCGGCTTTGGTCAGGAGGATATCGACAAGACCATCATCCCCATGGCTACCGCCGGACAGGAACCTGTGGCAGCTATGGGTAATGACACTCCACTGGCCATCATCTCAGACCGTCCGCAGGTGTTTTTCAATTACTTCCGTCAGCAGTTTGCACAGGTCACCAACCCTGCCATCGACCCCATCCGCGAGGAGCTGGTGATGAGTCTGACAGAGTATATCGGCGCCGTGGGAACGAACATCCTGACACCCGATGCCTCTAACTGTAAGATGGTGCGCCTGCCACAACCCGTATTGACCAACACACAACTCGATATTCTTTGTAACATCCGCTACAAGGGATTCAAGACAATAAAATTGTCATTAGCCCACCCCCAGCCCCTCCCCAAGGGAGGGGAGCCAGATTGGAATCAGGCTGGTGAGAATTTAAGAACTGCTTTGGATAATCTTTGCAAGAATGCAGAACAGGCAGTAGATGATGGTTACAACTATATCATTCTTACAGATAAGGTAAACGAAGACCCCTCCCTTGGGGAGGGGACGGGGTGGGCTTTCATCCCTTCTCTCCTTGCAGTATCGGCCGTTCACCATTACCTGATTAGCGTGGGCAAGCGTGTGCAGACAGCTCTGATTGTGGAAAGTGGTGAGATTCGCGAGGTGATGCACGCCGCCCTGTTGTTGGGCTATGGCGCCAGCGCTCTCTGTCCTTACATGACCTTTGCCGTGCTGGATGATCTGGTGAAGAAACACAAGATTCAGGAGGAGTATGCTACTGCCGAGAAAAACTATATCAAGGCCGTGGACAAGGGCTTGAAGAAGATCATGAGTAAGATGGGTATCTCTACCATCCGCTCATATCGTGGAGCCAAGATTTTCGAGAGCATCGGACTGAGCGAGGACTTGCTGCGCCGCTACTTCGGTACTGAAGTAAGCACCATCGGCGGTGTGGGCCTGAAGGAGATTGCGAGGGATCAAATACGATTCAGCCTCACCCCCGACCCCTCTACGATTGGAGAGGGGAGTGGTTACCTTCCTAACCACGGTCAATTCTCTTGGCGCAAGGACGGCATCCAACACGCTTGGAATCCTGAGACCATAGCCAAACTGCAAATCGCCTGCAGAACAGGCAACTATGAACTGTTTAAGGAGTGGGCTAGGTCAGTAGATGAAAAAGAATCTCCCATTTTCCTGCGTGATTTCCTTCGCTTCAAGAAAGTATCTACTCCCCTCTCCAATCGGAGAGGGGCTGGGGGTGAGGCTGAGGTTGAGCCTGTAGAGAGCATCGTGAAGCATTTTGTCACCGGTGCCATGTCGTTTGGTGCTTTGAGCATTGAAGCCCACGAGGCTTTGGCACTGGCCATGAACAAACTGGGTACGCGCTCTAATACTGGTGAAGGTGGCGAGGACAACAGCCGTTATCATACTGAGGTTGACGGCGTAAGCCTCAGCAGTAAGACTAAGCAGATTGCATCTGGTCGTTTCGGCGTTACTGCCGAATACTTGGTGAACGCAGAAGAAATACAAATTAAGGTGGCCCAGGGTGCTAAGCCCGGTGAGGGCGGTCAACTGCCCGGTTTTAAGGTGAACGACATCATTGCCAAGACGCGTAATGCCATCCCCGGCATCTCGCTCATCTCTCCCCCACCTCATCATGACATCTATAGTATCGAGGACTTGGCACAGCTCATCTTCGACCTGAAGAACATCAACCCCACGGCTGCCGTCAGCGTAAAGCTTGTTGCCGAGAGTGGCGTAGGAACCATTGCTGCCGGTGTGGCGAAGGCTAAGGCCGACCTCATTGTAATCAGCGGTGCCGAAGGTGGTACGGGTGCAAGTCCCGCATCAAGTATGCGATTCGCAGGAATCTCACCTGAAATAGGACTGGCCGAGACTCAGCAGACGCTGGTACGCAACGGTTTGAGAAATCAGGTGCGCCTGCAGACCGACGGACAGCTGAAAACCGCCAAGGACGTGATTATCATGGCGATGCTCGGTGCCGACGAGTTCTCGTTTGGTACGCTGCCGCTTATTGTGCTGGGCTGTGTGATGATGCGTAAGTGCAACACCAATACTTGTCCCATGGGTGTGGCTACTCAGAATCCTGAGCTGCGCAAGCACTTTGAAGGTCGTGCAGAGTATGTGGTAAACTACTTTACGTTCCTGGCCCAACAGGTGAGAGAATACCTTGCTGAAATCGGCGTAAAGAGTCTGAAGGAGATTATAGGACGGACCGAACTGATTGAAAGCCTCACCCCCAGCCCCTCTCCGAGTGGAGAGGGGAGTAGTGTCACCGACAAATGGGCGACCATTGACTTCGGTCGCTTGCTTCACAAGCCTGACACTGACAAGGCGCTTTATTGGGACCGCGGGGCATACACAGAGGTTAGCGGCAACCAACTCAACAAGCAGATATTGGCGGACTTCAATGAAATTCTATCTACTCCCCTCGCCTCTGAGAGAGGAAACGGAGGTGAGGCCTCGTACGCCATTAAGAATACCGACCGTGCCGTGGGTACAATGCTCTCAGGTGCCATCGCCAAGAAATATGGTGAAGAGGGACTGCCCGACAGTACTATCAATATCAAGTTCAAAGGCTCAGCCGGTCAGAGTTTTGGTGCATTTGCCGTGAAGGGTGTGAACCTGAAACTCGAAGGAGAGTGTAACGACTATTTTGGAAAAGGACTCTCAGGTGGTCGCATCTCTATTCTTCCTCCTGTCAGAAGTAGTGAGGATTTCCATGCTGAGGAAAACATCATCGCTGGCAACACCGGTCTGTATGGCGCCACCAGTGGAGAACTCTACGTCAACGGTAAGGTGGGCGAACGCTTTGGTGTGCGCAACTCGGGTGCCATCGCCGTTATCGAGGGCGCCGGCGATCACTGCTGCGAGTATATGACTGGCGGTCGTGTGGTGGTTCTTGGTAAGACGGGCCGCAACTTCGCTGCTGGTATGTCAGGCGGTGTGGCCTATGTCTATGACCCCGACCACACATTCGACTATTTCTGTAATATGGATATGGTGGAGCTATCGCTGGTCGAGGACTCTGTATCGCGCAAAGAACTGCTCGAACTCATTCGTCAGCACTATCTGCACACAGGATCGGCCCTTGCAGGAAGGATGCTCGACAACTGGCATCGCTATATTGAGGACTTCATTCAGGTGGTGCCCATCGAGTACAAGCGCGTTCTCGAGGAGGAAAAGATGCAGAAGCTGAAAGAAAAAATCGAGAACGTCCAGCGCGACTATTAA